In a genomic window of Allomeiothermus silvanus DSM 9946:
- a CDS encoding ferredoxin — protein sequence MPHVITEPCIGVKDQSCVEVCPVECIYDGGDQFYIHPDECIDCGACVPACPVSAIYPEEDVPAEFQSYIAKNRKLSGLE from the coding sequence ATGCCCCATGTCATCACGGAACCCTGTATCGGTGTGAAGGATCAGTCCTGTGTGGAAGTCTGTCCGGTGGAATGCATCTACGACGGCGGAGACCAGTTCTACATCCATCCCGATGAGTGCATTGATTGCGGCGCTTGTGTGCCGGCCTGTCCGGTCTCGGCCATCTACCCCGAAGAGGACGTACCCGCCGAGTTCCAAAGCTACATCGCCAAGAACCGCAAGCTCTCTGGGCTCGAGTAG
- a CDS encoding alpha/beta fold hydrolase: MGVIHKVFHKGQLRLHYTEAGSGPPVVLIHGLSGSRLWWRKNLPALSQEFRVYTVDLVGFGESRRQRILPLVESAALLADWMHRLELREPRLVGHSMGAHIALHVVTLGQARIAALVLVAASALVRGAWWKLAARLPRAGLNGALDFLPTLAFDALRAGPRNLLWATQEILRDDPGTRLAEVRVPTLLVWGERDVIVPRELGEQLLGFIPGSRLVVIPGAGHNVMYDRPQDFNHTVIPFVRDPAGTLALPNGER; encoded by the coding sequence GTGGGAGTTATCCACAAGGTTTTCCACAAGGGCCAGCTGCGCCTTCACTACACCGAAGCCGGGAGCGGCCCCCCGGTGGTGCTCATTCACGGGCTCTCCGGCTCGAGGCTGTGGTGGCGGAAAAATCTGCCCGCGCTCAGCCAAGAGTTCCGGGTCTATACGGTAGATCTGGTGGGGTTTGGCGAAAGCCGCAGACAGCGAATCTTGCCCCTCGTCGAAAGCGCAGCCTTATTAGCCGACTGGATGCACCGCCTCGAGCTTCGAGAACCCCGCTTGGTCGGGCATTCGATGGGCGCTCACATCGCCTTACACGTGGTTACCTTGGGGCAAGCAAGAATTGCAGCTTTGGTGTTGGTAGCGGCGAGTGCTTTGGTCCGAGGGGCTTGGTGGAAACTGGCGGCCCGGCTCCCCCGCGCCGGGCTCAACGGGGCGCTGGATTTCCTGCCCACCCTGGCCTTCGACGCGCTGCGCGCCGGGCCCAGGAACCTCCTCTGGGCCACCCAGGAAATCCTCCGTGACGACCCTGGCACGCGCCTGGCCGAGGTGAGGGTTCCCACCCTGCTCGTCTGGGGCGAGCGCGACGTGATTGTACCCAGGGAGTTAGGTGAGCAATTGCTGGGCTTCATCCCAGGCTCGAGGCTGGTGGTGATCCCCGGAGCCGGGCACAACGTCATGTACGACCGTCCCCAGGACTTCAACCACACAGTGATCCCGTTCGTGCGCGATCCAGCAGGCACACTCGCGCTGCCGAACGGCGAACGCTAA
- a CDS encoding alpha/beta fold hydrolase: MARDVWLEVGGIRTFARVLGSGPPLVLVPGLACSHLYFGPVQRALAEHFEVWAYDPPGHGYSRAPVGAYTKLGELSDHLVAWLEAARLRDVVLFGHSQGAEIAVDLAAHQPHLVSKLVLCAPTGIPEYPNIAGQMLNLARDALRERPVLVWRVLRSYALAGPRRAWGLLEDQLHHQTVPNLPRLKAPVLLVTGSRDPIIRPRLAEVMNELLPESGWVEIQGGTHAVHDSHTAQVAAAVKRFILTGLEVNPV; the protein is encoded by the coding sequence ATGGCCCGTGATGTATGGCTCGAGGTGGGCGGGATCCGCACCTTCGCCCGGGTGCTGGGGTCAGGGCCGCCCCTCGTGCTGGTGCCGGGGTTGGCCTGCTCGCACCTGTACTTCGGGCCGGTCCAGCGAGCTTTAGCGGAGCATTTCGAGGTGTGGGCCTATGACCCGCCCGGCCATGGCTACAGCCGGGCCCCGGTGGGGGCTTACACCAAGCTGGGCGAGCTGAGCGACCATTTGGTGGCCTGGCTCGAGGCCGCCCGGTTACGGGACGTGGTGCTGTTCGGACATTCCCAAGGCGCCGAGATCGCCGTTGACCTGGCCGCCCATCAACCCCACCTCGTTTCCAAGCTCGTGCTGTGCGCCCCGACTGGCATCCCTGAATACCCCAACATCGCCGGGCAGATGCTCAACCTGGCTCGAGACGCCCTGCGCGAGCGCCCAGTTTTGGTCTGGCGGGTACTCCGTTCGTACGCCCTGGCCGGGCCAAGACGGGCCTGGGGGCTTCTCGAGGATCAGCTTCATCACCAGACCGTCCCCAACCTGCCCCGACTCAAAGCCCCAGTCTTGCTCGTCACCGGGAGCCGCGACCCGATCATCCGGCCCCGGCTGGCGGAGGTGATGAACGAACTCCTGCCCGAGTCGGGGTGGGTGGAGATCCAGGGGGGAACCCACGCCGTCCACGACTCGCACACCGCCCAGGTGGCGGCGGCGGTCAAGCGCTTCATCCTGACCGGGCTCGAGGTCAACCCGGTTTAG
- a CDS encoding MFS transporter, protein MGFLWGTAEPKRSQNISIWEGFLAVLFINWSTGVVMTGYALWLGATPAALAVLGALPTVAQFAAPLALLFSGSRKRLTILLASGGRALFGLVLLLPLLPEDWRIPGLLLVAALSQFVIAPVNVLWTSWMADLVPERERGSYFGFRNAILGLVGTLGNLLAGAVIDQMGKPWGFLLVLGVGVVAGVSATLFLRLQLEPPAPIPKITPAEFRSPLKDGGFRGFLVFVAAFMGAVAVGSSFVFPLFLQYARMTFAEVGLWTVIAASAGLLVGPWWGRVADYIGHMRVLIYTSGIAAVVLPTLWLLGGPGRVGPIWLAAVCDPIAWGGLGTALTNIALQSAPAQRRNLYLAWYWVAFAVGGVLGATVGGTLGSLELGPSPYHLPIVASMALRAAAVGYLIRRFRRG, encoded by the coding sequence GTGGGCTTTCTCTGGGGCACCGCCGAGCCGAAGCGTTCGCAGAACATCTCTATCTGGGAGGGTTTTCTCGCCGTCTTGTTCATCAACTGGAGCACCGGCGTGGTGATGACCGGCTATGCGCTCTGGCTGGGGGCGACCCCCGCCGCGCTGGCGGTGCTCGGGGCCCTGCCCACGGTGGCCCAGTTCGCGGCCCCCCTGGCCTTGCTCTTCAGCGGCAGCCGCAAACGGCTGACCATCCTCCTTGCCAGCGGGGGACGGGCCTTGTTCGGGCTGGTCCTGTTGCTTCCCTTGCTGCCGGAGGATTGGCGGATTCCCGGCTTGCTGCTGGTGGCGGCCCTCAGCCAGTTCGTGATCGCCCCGGTGAACGTGCTGTGGACGAGTTGGATGGCCGACCTGGTGCCGGAGCGCGAGCGCGGTAGCTACTTCGGCTTCCGCAACGCCATATTGGGGCTGGTGGGGACGCTGGGAAACCTGCTGGCCGGTGCGGTGATTGACCAGATGGGCAAACCCTGGGGCTTTTTGCTGGTGCTGGGGGTGGGGGTGGTGGCTGGGGTGAGCGCCACGCTGTTTCTGCGCTTGCAGCTCGAGCCCCCTGCGCCCATCCCCAAGATTACCCCCGCTGAGTTCCGTTCGCCCCTCAAGGACGGAGGGTTCCGGGGCTTCCTGGTCTTCGTGGCGGCCTTTATGGGCGCGGTGGCGGTGGGCAGTTCGTTTGTGTTCCCGCTTTTCTTGCAGTACGCCCGTATGACCTTCGCCGAGGTGGGGCTGTGGACGGTGATCGCCGCTTCCGCCGGGCTGCTGGTGGGCCCCTGGTGGGGGCGGGTAGCGGACTACATCGGGCACATGCGGGTCTTGATCTACACCAGCGGTATCGCGGCGGTCGTCCTGCCGACCTTGTGGCTGTTGGGCGGGCCGGGTCGGGTCGGACCAATCTGGCTGGCCGCAGTCTGCGACCCTATCGCCTGGGGCGGTCTGGGAACCGCCCTTACCAATATTGCCCTGCAAAGCGCCCCCGCGCAGCGGCGCAACCTCTACCTGGCCTGGTACTGGGTAGCCTTCGCGGTGGGTGGGGTGCTGGGGGCGACCGTCGGCGGGACGTTGGGCAGCCTGGAACTCGGGCCGAGCCCCTATCACCTGCCCATCGTGGCCTCGATGGCCCTCCGGGCGGCGGCGGTGGGGTATCTGATCCGGCGGTTCAGGCGAGGTTAG